A genomic window from Planococcus rifietoensis includes:
- a CDS encoding amidase family protein: MHHQKLEDYRKNKLDEMTIAQLQKEMETGKLTSEELVLMYKENISLRDKNTRAVLEINPDALLIAQALDFERKHRGPRSKLHGIPLLVKDNMDSGDKMHTSAGSLAMADHYALRDAKVVEKLRAAGAIILGKTNMTEWANFMSDKMTNGYSSRGGQVKNPYGTFDVGGSSSGSAAGVASNLATAAVGTETSGSIINPAAQNSLVGIKPTIGLISRAGIIPLSHTQDTAGPLARTVEDAVTVFAALVGTDPDDEITLFAEQFKGYDWQQHLKQDGLSGAVFGVDRQLFTDITEQQSAAFEQAVEQLRARGATIKEIDLGADQEDLGFAVLLHEFKSDLNAYLARSNPNHRIRSMSDIISYNEAHAERMLKFGQNLLEQANGMSGNLTEREYVEALERNRFLAAEQGMNKRLGQAGADALVLPQDFGCNIGAAAGFPSITVPAGLTESGEPFGITFAGQAFDEPKLIEYAYAFEQAAAGRRRPS; encoded by the coding sequence CGGGCAAGCTGACGTCGGAAGAACTTGTGCTCATGTATAAAGAAAACATTTCACTGCGTGACAAGAATACAAGAGCCGTGCTTGAGATCAACCCCGACGCCTTGCTTATTGCCCAAGCGCTAGATTTCGAACGGAAGCATAGAGGGCCGCGCTCGAAACTGCACGGCATCCCTCTGCTCGTCAAAGACAATATGGACAGTGGCGATAAAATGCATACAAGTGCCGGTTCACTCGCCATGGCAGACCATTACGCGCTGCGCGATGCGAAAGTGGTGGAAAAACTGCGTGCGGCGGGTGCGATCATCCTCGGAAAAACCAATATGACCGAGTGGGCGAATTTCATGAGTGATAAAATGACCAACGGCTATAGTTCGCGCGGCGGCCAAGTGAAAAACCCATACGGCACATTCGATGTCGGCGGGTCGAGTTCAGGATCGGCGGCCGGAGTGGCTTCGAATCTGGCTACGGCTGCGGTCGGGACGGAAACTTCCGGTTCGATCATCAATCCGGCAGCGCAGAACAGCCTCGTCGGCATTAAGCCGACGATCGGCCTCATCAGCCGCGCAGGGATCATTCCTTTATCGCATACGCAAGACACTGCCGGGCCGCTTGCGCGCACAGTGGAAGATGCGGTTACGGTGTTTGCGGCTTTGGTCGGGACGGACCCGGATGACGAAATCACGCTGTTTGCTGAGCAGTTCAAGGGCTATGATTGGCAGCAGCATTTAAAACAAGACGGGTTATCTGGGGCTGTATTCGGTGTGGACCGCCAATTGTTCACGGATATTACGGAACAGCAATCTGCTGCATTCGAACAGGCCGTGGAGCAGCTGCGGGCACGCGGAGCCACAATCAAAGAAATCGATCTTGGCGCCGATCAGGAAGATCTCGGCTTTGCGGTGTTGCTCCACGAATTTAAATCAGACTTAAACGCCTATTTGGCGCGCTCGAATCCTAACCATCGGATCCGTTCAATGAGTGACATCATTTCATATAATGAAGCGCATGCGGAGCGGATGTTGAAATTCGGCCAGAATTTATTGGAGCAAGCCAATGGCATGAGCGGAAACTTGACGGAGAGGGAATACGTCGAGGCGCTTGAACGCAACCGTTTCCTGGCGGCTGAACAGGGCATGAATAAGCGCCTTGGGCAAGCCGGAGCAGATGCGCTTGTTCTGCCGCAGGATTTTGGCTGCAATATCGGTGCCGCTGCCGGGTTCCCTTCAATCACCGTGCCAGCAGGCTTGACGGAATCAGGCGAACCGTTCGGCATCACGTTTGCCGGGCAGGCATTTGATGAACCGAAGCTGATTGAATATGCTTATGCGTTTGAGCAAGCAGCAGCGGGGCGGAGGCGTCCCTCATAA
- a CDS encoding TetR/AcrR family transcriptional regulator: MNPKKQQIVHAAHRLFIQKGYNASSIQDILDEAGISKGTFYNYFTSKSECLIALMESISEDIRAQRIAAAFGESPSDTDLFARQLAIRIRMNHEKNLFSLYESIFYSQDEELKAFGKSQYIAELKWLSSRIVDMFGEEARPYALENAAMANGALQQLMHVWRLGTGQQLPLDELTVYIVHRMKQAVQAQLKDGKRFLSEHLLEQNGQSPTLADSSKQLQALAAAEKNPDLQQMIAFLADELIAPNPRKAIVNSVLTTLGQSTDDAELQIFLEHVWRQIK, translated from the coding sequence ATGAATCCTAAAAAACAGCAAATTGTCCATGCCGCCCATCGCTTATTCATCCAGAAGGGCTATAACGCTTCATCTATTCAGGACATTCTGGATGAAGCCGGCATCTCCAAAGGAACTTTTTATAATTACTTCACGTCGAAATCGGAATGCCTGATCGCTTTGATGGAATCGATCAGTGAAGATATCCGCGCACAACGCATCGCCGCCGCTTTCGGGGAATCTCCATCCGACACCGACCTGTTTGCGAGACAATTAGCGATTCGCATCCGCATGAATCATGAGAAGAACCTATTCTCCCTTTACGAAAGCATCTTCTATTCACAAGACGAGGAATTGAAAGCTTTCGGGAAAAGCCAGTACATTGCGGAGCTCAAGTGGCTGAGCAGCCGCATTGTGGATATGTTCGGTGAAGAGGCGCGTCCTTATGCACTGGAAAATGCCGCGATGGCCAACGGAGCGCTCCAGCAATTGATGCATGTTTGGCGGCTCGGCACCGGCCAGCAGCTGCCGCTTGATGAACTGACCGTCTATATCGTTCATCGCATGAAACAAGCAGTACAGGCTCAATTAAAAGACGGCAAGCGATTTTTATCCGAGCATCTGCTAGAGCAAAACGGTCAGTCGCCAACTTTAGCCGACAGCTCAAAGCAATTGCAGGCGCTTGCCGCTGCTGAAAAAAATCCGGACTTGCAGCAAATGATCGCATTTCTTGCCGATGAACTTATAGCTCCAAATCCGCGTAAAGCGATCGTCAATAGCGTGCTGACTACTTTAGGCCAAAGCACGGACGATGCCGAACTGCAGATTTTCTTGGAACATGTATGGCGCCAGATCAAATGA
- a CDS encoding MDR family MFS transporter — MKETTKPPYAIIAILFTGAFVAIFNQTLLNIALPEIMIDLNVDAATAQWLVTGYMLVNGILIPASAYLIQRYSNRAIFIVAMSLFSLGTLLAALAPTFAILLIGRMVQASGAALMMPLLMNVMLAAFPVEKRGQAMGVFGMVMVVAPAIGPTLSGFIVQTYSWRILFFIVLPVALIPLLLGIFKLKNLTFQNRELSLDPLSLVLSSLGFGGLLYGFSSAGSLGWENPAVYLTIAVGLLSLTAFAFRQMKLKEPLLELRVYKHPMFALSSVISVTLSMAMFSAMILMPIYIQTIKGISPIQSGLMMLPGALVMGVMSPITGRIFDRYGAKVLALPGLALVVITTYLFSNLTLDTGYYEIMAIYTLRMFGISMVMMPVMTNGLNQLPMKFYPHGTAINNTLQQVSGAIGSAFLVTLMNTRTESTAQELVASGTSAQEATIPAMLEGINFSFTVSTYIALAAFLLALFIKKPDQRATERQKERVYKQRYAE, encoded by the coding sequence ATGAAAGAAACAACGAAACCACCTTATGCAATCATCGCCATTTTGTTCACCGGAGCATTTGTGGCGATTTTCAACCAAACCCTTTTGAATATTGCACTCCCGGAAATCATGATCGACTTGAACGTAGACGCTGCGACAGCCCAATGGCTCGTCACAGGTTATATGCTCGTCAACGGTATCCTGATTCCGGCGAGCGCTTATTTGATCCAGCGTTATTCCAACCGGGCCATCTTTATTGTCGCGATGTCCTTGTTCTCACTCGGGACTTTGCTTGCCGCACTCGCCCCGACATTTGCTATCTTGTTGATCGGCCGTATGGTCCAGGCGTCAGGCGCTGCACTCATGATGCCTTTATTGATGAATGTCATGCTCGCCGCGTTTCCTGTCGAAAAAAGAGGGCAGGCGATGGGCGTCTTCGGGATGGTCATGGTCGTGGCGCCGGCGATCGGCCCGACGCTCTCAGGCTTTATCGTCCAAACCTACTCATGGAGAATCCTGTTCTTTATCGTATTGCCGGTCGCTTTGATTCCATTATTGCTCGGGATTTTCAAATTGAAAAACCTGACCTTTCAAAACCGTGAGCTGTCGCTTGATCCGTTGTCTCTCGTGCTATCGAGCCTTGGGTTCGGCGGCTTGCTTTACGGATTCAGTTCAGCTGGATCGCTCGGCTGGGAAAATCCGGCTGTTTATTTAACGATAGCGGTCGGCCTGTTGTCCTTAACAGCCTTTGCGTTCCGACAAATGAAGTTAAAAGAGCCGCTATTGGAACTGCGCGTCTATAAGCATCCGATGTTTGCATTGTCTTCGGTCATTTCAGTCACTTTGTCGATGGCAATGTTTTCGGCCATGATCCTCATGCCGATCTATATCCAGACCATTAAAGGCATCTCCCCGATTCAATCCGGTTTGATGATGCTGCCGGGAGCGCTCGTCATGGGAGTTATGTCTCCAATTACAGGCCGCATTTTTGACCGATACGGAGCTAAAGTGCTGGCATTGCCTGGCCTGGCACTGGTTGTCATCACTACCTATTTGTTCAGTAATTTAACACTGGATACGGGTTACTATGAAATTATGGCCATCTATACATTGCGCATGTTCGGCATTTCGATGGTCATGATGCCGGTCATGACGAACGGGCTCAACCAATTGCCGATGAAATTTTATCCGCACGGAACGGCCATCAACAATACTTTGCAACAGGTTTCCGGCGCAATTGGTTCAGCGTTTCTTGTCACTTTGATGAATACGCGCACCGAATCGACGGCACAAGAACTGGTTGCTTCGGGGACAAGCGCCCAGGAAGCGACCATTCCTGCCATGCTCGAAGGCATTAACTTCTCCTTTACGGTGTCGACTTACATCGCACTCGCTGCGTTTCTGTTGGCGTTATTCATTAAAAAGCCCGACCAGAGAGCGACAGAAAGACAAAAAGAACGCGTTTATAAACAACGCTATGCAGAATGA